In one window of Streptomyces sp. FXJ1.172 DNA:
- the pyrR gene encoding bifunctional pyr operon transcriptional regulator/uracil phosphoribosyltransferase PyrR — MDKHDSSAHPQASDARPVLEGPDIARVLTRIAHEIVERAKGADDVVLLGIPTRGVFLAQRLAVKLEQVTDRKIPVGSLDITMYRDDLRMHPPRALARTEIPGDGIDGKLVVLVDDVLFSGRTIRAALDALNDIGRPRAVQLAVLVDRGHRELPIRADYVGKNLPTSLRETVKVQLAEEDGRDTVLLGVKQTGQ, encoded by the coding sequence ATGGACAAGCACGACTCGTCTGCGCACCCGCAGGCGTCCGATGCGCGGCCCGTTCTCGAGGGCCCCGACATCGCGCGGGTACTGACCCGCATCGCCCACGAGATCGTCGAGCGCGCCAAGGGCGCCGACGACGTGGTGCTCCTCGGCATTCCCACCCGGGGCGTCTTCCTCGCCCAGCGGCTCGCCGTCAAGCTGGAGCAGGTCACCGACCGCAAGATCCCGGTCGGCTCGCTCGACATCACCATGTACCGCGACGACCTGCGCATGCACCCGCCGCGCGCGCTGGCCCGCACCGAGATCCCCGGTGACGGCATCGACGGCAAGCTGGTCGTCCTCGTCGACGACGTGCTCTTCTCCGGCCGCACCATCCGGGCCGCCCTGGACGCCCTGAACGACATCGGGCGCCCGCGCGCGGTGCAGCTCGCGGTCCTGGTCGACCGGGGCCATCGCGAACTGCCGATCCGCGCCGACTACGTCGGCAAGAACCTCCCCACGTCGTTGCGGGAGACGGTCAAGGTCCAGCTCGCCGAGGAGGACGGTCGCGACACCGTGCTGCTCGGCGTGAAGCAGACCGGCCAGTAG